Proteins co-encoded in one Natronorubrum daqingense genomic window:
- a CDS encoding MFS transporter — protein MTTRESAGVLDPFRQFFSMKRDVLVLSLAMFAFSLGFQMTNRFLPDYLVYLGAGGFVVGLFATLGNVIGAVYPYYGGVVSDRVGSRYALTVFGFLSTFGFVIWLAADYIPAIDLGVIVLEPWAWVFVGLLLAQCWKSFGIGGHYAIVKQATEPNRLALGFASTETFRRTAFLIAPLIVAVLVVDELMPGFLWVLVIAIVFAILGTIAQHFLYEAEADTVGSEFEGFGQIVDDLRALPDALRPLLVADALVRFANGMVYAFFILVITQVMEIGLTLSLPVFGTVDLSPAAFFGILLSVEMFVALLTMAPAAKIAEYTGLKPVVGLGFFVYAVFPIVLIFAPENAWVLIALFAFSGLRFAGLPAHKALIVGPAERGAGGRVTGSYYFVRGAIVIPSGALGGFLWEFVTPETSFVLASIIGMIGVAYFVIFGQEFEAYQ, from the coding sequence ATGACGACGCGCGAATCCGCCGGCGTTCTCGATCCGTTTCGACAGTTCTTCTCGATGAAACGGGACGTCCTCGTGCTTTCGCTCGCGATGTTCGCGTTCAGCCTCGGTTTTCAGATGACGAACCGGTTTCTCCCGGATTATCTCGTCTACCTCGGCGCTGGCGGATTCGTCGTCGGTCTGTTCGCGACGCTCGGGAACGTCATCGGCGCGGTCTACCCCTACTACGGCGGCGTCGTCTCCGATCGCGTCGGCTCGAGGTACGCCCTGACCGTCTTCGGCTTTCTCTCGACGTTCGGGTTCGTCATCTGGCTGGCAGCCGATTACATCCCGGCGATCGATCTCGGTGTGATCGTCCTCGAGCCGTGGGCCTGGGTGTTCGTTGGCCTGTTGCTCGCACAGTGTTGGAAGTCCTTCGGGATCGGTGGCCACTACGCGATCGTCAAGCAGGCGACCGAACCCAATCGGTTGGCTCTCGGATTCGCGAGCACGGAGACGTTTCGGCGGACAGCGTTCCTGATCGCCCCGCTGATCGTCGCCGTGCTGGTGGTCGACGAACTCATGCCGGGATTCCTCTGGGTACTCGTCATCGCCATCGTGTTCGCTATCCTCGGAACGATCGCCCAACACTTCCTCTACGAAGCCGAGGCGGACACCGTCGGGTCGGAGTTCGAGGGATTCGGTCAGATCGTCGACGATCTGCGGGCGCTCCCCGACGCCCTCCGTCCGCTGCTGGTCGCTGACGCGCTCGTTCGCTTCGCGAACGGAATGGTGTACGCCTTCTTCATCCTGGTGATCACGCAGGTGATGGAGATCGGATTGACGCTCTCGCTTCCCGTGTTCGGAACCGTCGACCTCTCGCCCGCCGCGTTCTTCGGCATCCTCCTAAGCGTCGAGATGTTCGTCGCACTGCTCACGATGGCTCCGGCCGCCAAAATCGCCGAGTACACCGGTCTCAAGCCCGTCGTCGGCCTCGGCTTCTTCGTCTACGCCGTCTTCCCGATCGTGCTCATCTTCGCGCCGGAGAACGCCTGGGTCCTGATCGCCCTCTTCGCCTTCTCCGGACTCCGATTCGCCGGGCTGCCCGCCCACAAGGCGCTCATCGTCGGGCCGGCCGAACGGGGCGCGGGCGGCCGCGTCACCGGGTCGTACTACTTCGTCCGCGGCGCGATCGTCATCCCGAGTGGCGCACTCGGTGGCTTCCTCTGGGAGTTCGTCACCCCGGAAACGTCGTTCGTGCTCGCGTCGATCATCGGCATGATCGGCGTCGCCTACTTCGTGATCTTCGGTCAGGAGTTCGAAGCTTACCAGTAA
- a CDS encoding ATP-binding protein gives MSDAALDVVEFLLTTSVYSDDRTLDENDLPPSVRRVFWAGSVDSDDDGEAGRKHAGISRPLSATNATAREATGVDQPWDAVSELMFTERDEFSGTITLAQEDMAEQWFAERVDDERLRENPTLTKHFTTHEEYGDEFDVTHEEAREENRPIQADRVWIDGLLEEYFDEDEDEEMLDLVDVRAPEEVDMSLDDLVLTEDQKNELNKIAKAIEHRDYLSRIGLREIGKLLFVGPPGTGKTSTAQALAQDMDLPFVEVKLSMITSQYLGETAKNVDKTFEVAKRLSPCILFIDEFDFVAKTRSSDEHAALKRAVNTLLKSIDNISLIEDDVLLIGATNHPDQLDDAAWRRFDEIINFPKPDHGMRADILSLITRTMDISEFDPYLIAEATEGLTGSDLRMVLREAVLEALTEDRTTLTQEDLLDAVEEFEERDTLKNMDMMDGDHDALVAGGDLGKASDGGEPSGSSSSGHDHDHDHDHDHSH, from the coding sequence ATGAGTGATGCGGCGCTCGATGTCGTGGAGTTCCTGCTCACGACGAGCGTGTATTCGGACGACAGGACCCTGGACGAGAACGATCTCCCGCCGTCGGTTCGGCGCGTCTTCTGGGCGGGGAGCGTCGACAGCGACGATGACGGCGAGGCCGGCCGAAAACACGCCGGCATCAGTCGTCCGCTCTCGGCGACCAACGCGACCGCTCGAGAGGCGACGGGGGTCGACCAGCCCTGGGATGCCGTCTCGGAGTTGATGTTTACCGAGCGCGACGAGTTCTCGGGGACGATCACCCTCGCCCAAGAAGACATGGCCGAACAGTGGTTCGCCGAGCGCGTCGACGACGAGCGACTGCGCGAGAACCCCACGCTCACGAAGCACTTCACGACTCACGAGGAATACGGCGACGAATTCGACGTGACCCACGAGGAAGCGCGTGAGGAAAACCGACCGATTCAGGCCGATCGCGTCTGGATCGACGGACTACTCGAGGAGTACTTCGACGAGGACGAAGACGAGGAGATGCTCGACCTCGTCGACGTTCGCGCGCCCGAAGAAGTCGATATGTCCCTCGACGACCTCGTGCTCACCGAAGATCAGAAGAACGAACTCAACAAGATCGCGAAGGCCATCGAGCACCGCGATTACCTCTCACGGATCGGTCTTCGAGAGATTGGGAAGCTACTGTTCGTCGGCCCGCCGGGGACGGGGAAGACGTCGACAGCACAGGCGCTGGCCCAGGACATGGATTTGCCGTTCGTCGAGGTCAAACTCTCGATGATCACGAGCCAGTATTTGGGTGAGACGGCCAAGAACGTCGACAAGACCTTCGAGGTCGCCAAACGCCTTTCGCCGTGTATTCTCTTCATCGACGAGTTCGACTTCGTCGCCAAGACTCGAAGCAGCGACGAACACGCCGCGCTCAAACGCGCGGTCAACACACTGCTCAAGAGCATCGACAACATTTCCCTGATCGAAGACGACGTGCTCTTGATCGGCGCGACCAACCACCCCGACCAACTCGACGACGCCGCCTGGCGGCGCTTCGACGAGATCATCAACTTCCCGAAACCCGACCACGGGATGCGAGCGGACATCCTCTCGCTCATCACCCGGACGATGGACATCAGCGAGTTCGATCCCTACCTCATCGCTGAAGCCACCGAAGGCCTCACCGGCAGCGACCTCCGAATGGTGCTTCGAGAGGCCGTCCTCGAGGCCCTGACCGAGGATCGAACCACCCTCACGCAGGAGGACCTCCTCGACGCCGTCGAGGAGTTCGAAGAGCGAGACACCTTGAAGAACATGGATATGATGGACGGCGACCACGACGCGCTCGTCGCCGGCGGCGACCTCGGAAAGGCGAGTGACGGCGGTGAGCCGAGTGGCTCGAGTAGTTCTGGACACGATCATGATCACGATCACGATCACGACCACAGCCACTGA
- a CDS encoding universal stress protein: protein MNVLVGLVGSDESIKTLRRTIDRTSEVGDDLTVAIAEKPEAKRSQEDMAEQAEKLLTEANVDADIVQLEGDPGSSMVDYAEQGEFDQLVIGGGTLSPMGKIQLGPITEFVLLNAPTTVKLVR, encoded by the coding sequence ATGAACGTCTTAGTGGGACTCGTCGGAAGCGACGAATCGATCAAAACGCTCCGGCGGACGATCGACCGAACCAGCGAGGTCGGCGACGATCTCACCGTCGCCATCGCCGAAAAACCCGAGGCGAAACGCTCGCAAGAAGACATGGCCGAACAGGCCGAGAAACTCCTCACGGAGGCGAACGTCGACGCCGATATCGTCCAACTCGAGGGCGATCCCGGCAGTTCGATGGTCGACTACGCCGAGCAAGGCGAGTTCGACCAGCTCGTCATCGGCGGCGGGACCTTGAGCCCGATGGGGAAAATCCAACTCGGTCCGATCACGGAGTTCGTCCTGTTGAACGCCCCGACGACCGTCAAACTGGTGCGATAA
- a CDS encoding GNAT family N-acetyltransferase has protein sequence MAARQYPDEPAGPFPAPPTTNEDGADRQIAFRAPDDVTEWLEDAVDMYVQFDPTDRAQGIPPTGEDRIRNWLETIAEESVNVIARHDGDVIGHATLVPDTNDPSSIEDNADIEWELAIFVLQDYQRAGIGTMLLEHLLGHASEIGIERVWLTVERWNNPAIALYERVGFESTGTESFEQEMAIRL, from the coding sequence ATGGCTGCCCGACAGTATCCCGACGAACCGGCCGGGCCGTTCCCCGCGCCGCCGACAACCAACGAGGACGGGGCAGATCGACAAATCGCGTTTCGCGCCCCCGACGACGTCACCGAGTGGCTCGAGGACGCCGTCGACATGTACGTCCAGTTCGACCCGACCGACCGGGCACAGGGGATCCCCCCGACCGGCGAGGATCGGATTCGAAACTGGCTCGAGACTATCGCCGAGGAGAGCGTCAACGTGATCGCTCGCCACGACGGCGACGTGATCGGCCACGCGACGCTCGTTCCCGACACGAACGATCCGTCCTCCATCGAGGACAACGCCGACATCGAGTGGGAACTCGCGATCTTCGTCCTCCAGGACTACCAGCGAGCCGGAATCGGGACGATGTTGCTCGAGCACCTGCTCGGGCACGCGAGCGAAATCGGCATCGAACGCGTCTGGCTGACCGTCGAGCGCTGGAATAATCCGGCGATCGCCCTCTACGAACGTGTCGGCTTCGAGTCGACCGGCACGGAGAGTTTCGAACAGGAGATGGCGATTCGGCTGTAG
- a CDS encoding universal stress protein: MDDSEPFTVDTVLAPVDGSDESETAIEYAVAVADRYDASVHALFVLGRGVVHGMASGGVDESSVATGTQDFFDDVATVADEADVPLVTSVDDGFSQTRKTKHPGNVVLDTADEIDADFIVLPREPVSNTESAEVLEKVAEYVLAYASQPVLSV, from the coding sequence ATGGACGACAGCGAGCCGTTTACCGTCGACACCGTCCTCGCACCGGTCGACGGCAGCGACGAATCCGAAACCGCGATCGAGTACGCCGTCGCCGTCGCCGACAGGTACGACGCGTCGGTTCACGCGCTGTTCGTACTTGGGCGCGGCGTGGTACACGGAATGGCGAGCGGAGGCGTCGACGAATCGTCCGTTGCAACGGGCACGCAGGACTTTTTCGACGATGTCGCCACCGTCGCCGACGAGGCGGACGTTCCCCTCGTAACCTCCGTCGACGATGGCTTCTCACAGACGCGCAAAACGAAACACCCCGGAAACGTCGTCCTCGACACCGCCGACGAGATCGACGCGGACTTCATTGTGCTTCCCAGAGAGCCGGTCTCGAATACCGAATCGGCGGAAGTGCTCGAGAAAGTAGCGGAGTACGTTCTCGCGTACGCGAGCCAGCCCGTGCTCTCGGTCTGA
- a CDS encoding universal stress protein, whose product MFETVVIATDGSESVKRAVDVSLDLADRFDAEVHALSVVDADEVDASPEQLRDELQSALETTADSALATVEDRTDGETAITTAVRDGRPAAEICAYAREIDADLIATGTRGRHGENRLLLGSVAERVVRTAPVPVLSVRQLETIQNDGESTIEA is encoded by the coding sequence ATGTTCGAGACGGTCGTCATCGCCACTGATGGGTCCGAGAGCGTCAAACGAGCCGTCGACGTGAGTCTCGACCTCGCCGATCGCTTCGACGCCGAGGTCCACGCGCTGTCCGTCGTCGACGCCGACGAAGTCGACGCCTCGCCAGAACAGCTTCGAGACGAACTGCAAAGCGCCCTCGAGACGACGGCTGATTCCGCGCTCGCGACCGTCGAGGACCGAACCGACGGGGAGACGGCGATCACGACGGCCGTCAGAGACGGACGGCCCGCGGCCGAAATCTGCGCGTACGCTCGCGAGATCGACGCCGACCTGATCGCGACCGGAACCCGCGGACGTCACGGCGAGAACCGACTCTTGCTCGGCAGCGTTGCCGAACGCGTCGTCCGAACCGCACCCGTCCCGGTGCTCTCCGTGCGCCAACTCGAGACGATTCAGAACGACGGCGAGTCCACGATCGAGGCCTGA
- a CDS encoding DHH family phosphoesterase, protein MYEELIESGDLSLARKSVLPGTGFFLPDELEEDLEDEQTAAALEGADVAVVADPDADGLACVALIREAYDDVQVVPEPDDDTDDDEAEAAVSTESAADAVDDVDEPALAAGGDEPALEEPEPTPHSVALIPASPHNVEDALARVAEFGDDGIDLFVCDLAPDRYEYVEDELDAALETASSVRWYDHHQWGDDVAESVREAGVELEVGDSDEECSADVVYRSLEYEFSPMYEELAAVTRDHDLWLREDPRSDDLADYAYWSDPAEYVEVVREYGVDLPEWAQAFLEERRIEKNQLIEQATGRAEFREIGGYTVGITYGRCSQNEVAEAMREQGADASVIVKPAGSASIRGTDEFQLCHEVAGKVNGGGHPKAAGCKPDIYDDMLDYANHWVTRGAVTKRVILEAFEAVVDEHEGDDAAAAGGADDNTDATDDDAESDE, encoded by the coding sequence ATGTACGAAGAACTTATCGAGAGCGGTGATCTCTCACTCGCTCGGAAATCGGTTCTCCCGGGCACCGGCTTCTTCCTCCCCGACGAACTCGAGGAGGATCTCGAAGACGAACAGACGGCGGCCGCACTCGAGGGTGCCGACGTAGCCGTCGTCGCCGACCCCGACGCCGACGGCCTGGCCTGCGTCGCACTGATTCGCGAGGCCTACGACGACGTGCAGGTCGTTCCGGAACCGGACGACGATACCGACGATGACGAGGCGGAGGCCGCCGTTTCCACCGAATCCGCAGCGGACGCGGTCGACGACGTCGACGAACCCGCGCTCGCTGCCGGCGGGGACGAGCCCGCACTCGAGGAGCCCGAACCGACGCCCCACAGCGTCGCGTTGATCCCGGCCAGCCCACACAACGTGGAGGACGCCCTCGCTCGCGTCGCCGAGTTCGGCGACGACGGCATCGATCTCTTCGTCTGCGACCTCGCCCCCGACCGCTACGAGTACGTCGAGGACGAACTCGACGCGGCGCTCGAGACTGCATCCAGCGTCCGCTGGTACGACCACCACCAGTGGGGTGACGACGTCGCCGAATCGGTCCGCGAGGCCGGCGTCGAACTCGAGGTCGGCGACTCCGACGAGGAGTGTAGCGCCGACGTCGTCTATCGCTCGCTCGAGTACGAGTTCTCCCCGATGTACGAGGAACTCGCGGCCGTGACGCGAGATCACGACCTCTGGTTGCGCGAGGATCCTCGAAGCGACGATCTCGCGGACTACGCCTACTGGAGCGACCCCGCGGAGTACGTCGAGGTCGTCCGCGAATACGGCGTCGACCTCCCCGAGTGGGCACAAGCGTTCCTCGAGGAGCGTCGCATCGAGAAGAATCAGCTCATCGAGCAGGCGACCGGTCGCGCCGAGTTCCGCGAAATCGGCGGCTACACGGTCGGCATCACCTACGGCCGCTGTTCGCAAAACGAGGTCGCCGAAGCGATGCGCGAGCAGGGCGCCGACGCCTCGGTCATCGTCAAACCCGCCGGATCGGCCTCGATTCGGGGCACCGACGAGTTCCAGTTGTGTCACGAGGTCGCTGGCAAGGTAAACGGCGGCGGCCACCCCAAAGCCGCGGGCTGTAAGCCCGATATCTACGACGACATGCTCGACTACGCGAACCACTGGGTCACCCGCGGGGCCGTGACGAAGCGCGTCATCCTCGAGGCCTTCGAGGCCGTCGTCGACGAGCACGAGGGCGACGACGCGGCAGCCGCTGGCGGTGCAGACGATAACACAGACGCTACCGACGACGACGCCGAAAGCGACGAATAA
- a CDS encoding MaoC family dehydratase, with product MTHYYEDLAVGDVFETSGYTIQKDEIVDFAEQFDPQPFHVDEEAAKDSMFGELVASGLHTLCLSVRLFVTEIVQGEADVANMGGLGMDNLEWHEPVRPDDTLTLRVEVLEKTPSESREDRGYVEFRRSVTVDETEVMSITSVNIVRREDAADEE from the coding sequence GTGACTCACTACTACGAGGACCTGGCGGTCGGGGACGTCTTCGAAACCAGCGGCTACACGATTCAAAAAGACGAAATCGTCGACTTCGCCGAACAGTTCGATCCACAACCGTTCCACGTCGACGAGGAAGCGGCGAAGGATTCGATGTTCGGCGAGTTGGTGGCGAGTGGCCTCCACACGCTCTGCCTGTCGGTTCGGCTGTTCGTCACGGAAATCGTGCAAGGTGAAGCGGACGTCGCGAACATGGGCGGCCTCGGCATGGACAACCTCGAGTGGCACGAACCGGTTCGTCCGGACGACACGCTCACCCTCCGCGTCGAAGTGCTCGAGAAAACGCCATCCGAGAGCCGCGAGGATCGCGGCTACGTCGAGTTCCGCCGAAGCGTCACCGTCGACGAGACGGAAGTCATGTCGATCACGTCCGTGAACATCGTTCGACGGGAGGACGCCGCGGACGAAGAATAG
- a CDS encoding DUF5807 family protein, translating into MTSAREEFLAGERLEDVVLFLADSYVSDERLEDFGESVDDGVLIIVDGERGRNAFQAATGTGAMEFAQSAMDLEGIIDDDLASGNCPEAPADEDHAVQFVFAFAEAQNEDVGGIYADGDVVHAYAKCTCGTAYSDRWTVQSA; encoded by the coding sequence ATGACCAGCGCACGCGAGGAGTTTCTGGCCGGCGAGCGACTCGAGGATGTCGTCCTGTTTCTGGCCGACTCCTACGTCTCTGACGAGCGACTCGAGGACTTCGGCGAATCGGTCGACGACGGCGTCCTGATTATCGTCGACGGCGAACGCGGACGGAACGCGTTTCAGGCGGCCACCGGCACGGGTGCGATGGAGTTCGCCCAGTCGGCGATGGATCTCGAGGGGATCATCGACGACGACCTCGCCAGCGGGAACTGTCCGGAAGCACCCGCCGACGAGGACCACGCGGTGCAGTTCGTCTTCGCCTTCGCGGAGGCCCAAAACGAGGATGTGGGCGGGATCTACGCCGACGGCGACGTCGTCCACGCCTACGCGAAGTGTACTTGCGGGACGGCGTACTCCGATCGGTGGACCGTCCAGTCCGCGTGA
- a CDS encoding DUF7112 family protein yields MADRISSDHPSVQTVRSTCTETATGVRLEVPADERDAFPTDEVVRIVLDGDERFGRVERALTGDDLSIPGVYETPDAARDPSGEADRLLEWIEDANVSMGGSVLVDVIEPEFLYGLRSPGETTYYDAYEPPSDSLSDIASNLEEQ; encoded by the coding sequence ATGGCTGATCGAATTTCGAGCGACCATCCGTCAGTGCAGACGGTCCGGTCGACGTGTACGGAGACGGCTACCGGAGTTCGTCTCGAGGTACCGGCCGACGAACGCGACGCGTTTCCCACCGACGAGGTCGTCCGTATCGTCCTCGACGGCGACGAGCGCTTCGGACGGGTCGAGCGAGCGTTGACCGGCGACGACCTCTCGATTCCGGGCGTCTACGAGACACCGGACGCCGCTCGAGACCCGAGCGGTGAGGCGGATCGGTTGCTCGAGTGGATTGAGGACGCGAACGTCTCGATGGGCGGCTCCGTCCTCGTCGACGTGATCGAACCCGAGTTCCTCTACGGACTTCGCTCGCCGGGCGAGACGACCTACTACGACGCCTACGAGCCCCCGAGTGACAGCCTCAGCGACATCGCGTCGAATCTCGAGGAGCAGTAA
- a CDS encoding 30S ribosomal protein S6e: MASFTVVVGDPESGSSYQLEAEEQDANRFIGKSIGEEVDGDAVGLEGYTLEITGGSDDAGRPLSPDVSGSSLQEVLMEERQTGYKPSRDGERRRITVRGSEVSDAVAQINASVVEAGSSGIDDLLGEGGEDGDE; the protein is encoded by the coding sequence ATGGCAAGTTTCACTGTCGTCGTTGGCGACCCAGAGTCCGGGTCGTCCTACCAGCTCGAGGCGGAAGAACAGGACGCAAACCGGTTCATCGGCAAGTCGATCGGCGAGGAAGTCGACGGCGACGCCGTCGGACTCGAGGGCTACACGCTCGAGATCACCGGTGGCTCCGACGACGCGGGTCGCCCGCTCAGCCCGGACGTCTCCGGCTCGAGCCTGCAGGAAGTCCTGATGGAAGAGCGCCAGACGGGCTACAAACCGTCGCGTGACGGCGAGCGCCGCCGAATCACCGTCCGGGGCAGCGAAGTCTCCGACGCCGTCGCACAGATCAACGCCTCGGTCGTCGAGGCCGGCAGTTCCGGAATCGACGACCTGCTCGGCGAGGGCGGCGAAGACGGCGACGAATAA